One Fusobacterium nucleatum genomic window carries:
- a CDS encoding SDR family oxidoreductase has product MKIFIVGGSSGIGLSLAKRYASLGNEVAICGTNEEKLKKIEQSNNNIKIYKVDVRSKEELKSAIDDFSKGDLDLIINSAGIYTNNRTTKLTDKEAYAMIDINLTGVLNTFEAVRDMMFKNNRGHIAIVSSVAGLLDYPKASVYARTKMTIMGVCETYRSFFKDYNINITTIVPGYIATDKLKSLSEEDITKKPTVLSEEESTNIIIKAIEEKKEKIIYPLSMKILISIITKLPKKVLTYILMKQANWGKK; this is encoded by the coding sequence ATGAAAATTTTTATAGTTGGTGGAAGTTCAGGGATAGGTTTATCTCTTGCAAAAAGATATGCTAGCTTAGGAAATGAAGTAGCTATCTGTGGAACAAATGAAGAAAAATTAAAAAAGATTGAACAAAGTAATAACAATATTAAAATATATAAAGTTGATGTTAGAAGTAAAGAAGAATTAAAATCTGCTATAGATGATTTTTCTAAAGGAGATTTAGATTTAATTATAAATTCTGCTGGAATATATACTAACAACAGAACTACAAAGCTAACTGACAAAGAAGCCTATGCCATGATAGATATAAACTTGACAGGAGTTTTAAATACTTTTGAAGCAGTAAGAGATATGATGTTTAAAAATAATAGAGGACACATTGCAATTGTTTCATCTGTTGCAGGTTTGCTTGACTATCCAAAAGCTTCTGTCTATGCAAGAACTAAAATGACAATAATGGGAGTTTGTGAAACATATAGATCATTTTTTAAAGATTACAATATAAATATAACTACAATAGTTCCAGGCTATATAGCTACTGATAAATTAAAATCTTTAAGTGAAGAAGACATTACAAAAAAGCCTACTGTACTTTCTGAGGAAGAATCCACAAACATAATAATAAAAGCTATTGAGGAAAAAAAAGAAAAAATAATATATCCATTGAGTATGAAAATCTTAATTTCAATAATAACAAAATTACCAAAGAAAGTTTTAACTTACATTTTAATGAAACAAGCTAATTGGGGTAAAAAATAA
- a CDS encoding MgtC/SapB family protein — MPNILEMIDKFLNLKFAGELTVEVVCFRLVLAIILGGIVGYEREKNNRPAGFRTHILVCFGAAIVSMIQDQLRLNILDLARTEGSAVASVIKTDLGRLGAQVISGVGFLGAGSIMKEKGETIGGLTTAAGIWATACVGLGIGWGFYNIAIVAIIFMIIIMVTLKRLESKFVKRSRLLKFEVKFFDADDFAQGLIEAYEIFRQKSIKISEIDKYQDEGIVTFTVSMKGRNNISDVVVSLSSIKNVEYVRDV, encoded by the coding sequence ATGCCTAATATACTTGAAATGATTGATAAATTTTTAAATTTAAAATTTGCTGGTGAATTAACAGTTGAAGTTGTGTGTTTTAGATTAGTTTTAGCTATTATTCTTGGTGGAATTGTTGGCTATGAAAGAGAAAAAAATAATCGTCCTGCTGGTTTTAGAACACATATTTTAGTATGTTTTGGAGCTGCTATTGTATCTATGATACAAGATCAATTAAGACTAAATATTCTTGATTTAGCTAGAACTGAAGGAAGTGCTGTTGCCTCTGTTATAAAGACTGACTTAGGCAGACTTGGAGCTCAAGTAATAAGTGGAGTTGGTTTCTTAGGTGCTGGTAGTATAATGAAAGAAAAAGGTGAAACTATCGGAGGATTAACAACTGCTGCTGGAATTTGGGCAACTGCTTGTGTTGGTTTAGGAATAGGTTGGGGCTTCTACAATATCGCTATTGTTGCAATAATATTTATGATAATAATTATGGTTACTTTAAAAAGATTGGAATCTAAGTTCGTTAAAAGATCAAGACTTTTAAAATTTGAAGTTAAATTTTTTGATGCTGATGATTTTGCACAAGGGCTTATAGAAGCCTATGAAATTTTTAGACAAAAATCTATAAAAATTTCTGAAATAGATAAATATCAAGATGAAGGTATAGTAACTTTTACAGTGAGTATGAAAGGAAGAAATAATATATCTGATGTTGTTGTTTCTCTTTCATCAATTAAAAATGTTGAATATGTAAGGGATGTATAA
- the ruvC gene encoding crossover junction endodeoxyribonuclease RuvC: MRVIGIDPGTAIVGYGIIDYDKNKYSIVDYGVVLTSKDLSTEERLEIVYNEIDKILKKYKPEFMAIEDLFYFKNNKTVISVAQARGVILLVGKQNNIAMTNYTPLQVKIGITGYGKAEKKQVQQMVQKFLGLSEIPKPDDAADALAICITHINSLGSKLSFGGANNLKKIVVPSGTNKISLEEYKNLLKK; this comes from the coding sequence ATGCGTGTTATAGGAATTGACCCAGGTACAGCAATAGTTGGATATGGAATTATAGATTATGATAAAAATAAATATTCAATAGTTGACTATGGTGTTGTACTCACTTCAAAAGATTTGAGTACAGAAGAAAGATTAGAGATTGTATATAATGAGATAGATAAAATTTTAAAAAAATATAAGCCAGAATTTATGGCAATAGAAGATTTATTCTATTTTAAAAATAACAAGACTGTTATTTCTGTTGCTCAAGCAAGAGGTGTTATTTTACTTGTAGGAAAACAAAATAATATTGCTATGACAAATTATACTCCACTTCAAGTAAAAATTGGAATTACTGGTTATGGTAAAGCTGAAAAAAAACAGGTACAACAGATGGTACAAAAATTTTTAGGACTTTCTGAAATACCTAAACCTGATGATGCTGCAGATGCTTTGGCTATCTGTATAACTCATATAAACTCATTAGGTTCTAAGTTAAGTTTTGGGGGAGCAAATAATTTAAAGAAAATAGTAGTCCCTTCTGGTACAAATAAAATATCTCTTGAAGAATACAAAAATTTACTAAAGAAATAA
- a CDS encoding HAD family hydrolase: MENIKILVLDVDGTLTDGKIYVDDKDNSFKAFNVKDGFALVNWLKLGGEVAILTGKKSNIVERRAEELGIKYIIQGSKNKTQDLKKLLDRLNISFENTAYMGDDLNDLSVMKHVVLSGCPKDSIQEVLEISNFISSKNGGDGAVREFLEYIMKNNGMWKKILEKYSNE; the protein is encoded by the coding sequence ATGGAAAATATAAAAATTTTAGTTCTTGATGTTGATGGAACTTTAACTGATGGAAAAATCTATGTTGATGATAAAGATAACTCTTTTAAAGCTTTTAATGTAAAAGATGGTTTTGCTCTTGTAAATTGGTTAAAACTTGGGGGAGAAGTTGCTATATTAACAGGGAAAAAATCTAATATTGTAGAAAGAAGAGCTGAAGAACTTGGAATAAAATATATTATTCAAGGCTCTAAAAATAAAACACAGGATTTAAAAAAATTATTGGATAGATTGAACATAAGTTTTGAGAACACAGCCTATATGGGAGATGATTTAAATGATTTAAGTGTTATGAAACATGTAGTCTTATCTGGTTGTCCTAAAGATTCTATACAGGAAGTATTAGAAATCTCTAATTTTATTTCTTCTAAAAATGGTGGAGATGGTGCTGTAAGAGAATTTTTAGAGTACATTATGAAAAATAATGGAATGTGGAAAAAAATCTTAGAAAAATATTCTAATGAGTGA
- a CDS encoding ATP-binding protein, giving the protein MIIMNLEIDNFFCFKDFSINFSYKRKLNKSTIPYEYLEDYPNFRFKKLNILMGSNASGKTIFGKMLRAISNFIEYRNPLYLIEAVNFIDKKANFKLDFVSSNFEKKKVLSQLEVTIFKNTIERIEYNETILEKKDSYKKTLERLLNNENKIILFNKKEKVITDKMNELLEKISSLNFYFCFPDENTEEKYNLKVLEDILKTFDTSIIKVEKVKNVSNGFLVYFTHGKNLLIQNGKPAIEKDMLSSGTKEGIKIAGVISSILENKNRLFYIDEQFVHVHPEIEKTIISVIIDLIGKESQVFFTTHNLEILDMNLPIHSFIFLHRDKYITEVVYPEKILVNKNDRGLKNLAENNLFNTIPDVSLLETISEE; this is encoded by the coding sequence ATGATTATAATGAATCTTGAAATTGATAACTTCTTTTGTTTTAAAGATTTTTCTATAAATTTTTCATATAAGAGAAAGTTAAATAAATCAACGATACCTTATGAATATTTAGAGGACTACCCTAATTTCAGATTTAAAAAATTAAATATTTTAATGGGAAGTAATGCTTCTGGGAAAACAATATTTGGAAAAATGTTAAGGGCAATATCTAATTTTATTGAGTATAGAAATCCACTTTATTTAATAGAAGCAGTAAATTTTATTGATAAGAAAGCTAATTTCAAGCTGGACTTTGTTTCTTCTAATTTTGAAAAAAAGAAAGTTTTATCACAACTAGAAGTAACTATTTTTAAAAATACAATAGAAAGAATTGAATATAATGAAACTATTTTAGAGAAAAAAGACTCTTATAAAAAAACATTGGAAAGGTTATTAAATAATGAGAACAAAATAATTTTATTCAATAAAAAAGAAAAAGTTATAACAGATAAAATGAATGAGCTTTTAGAAAAAATTTCATCTTTAAATTTTTATTTTTGTTTTCCAGATGAAAATACAGAAGAAAAATATAATTTAAAGGTGTTAGAAGATATTTTAAAAACATTTGACACATCTATAATTAAGGTTGAAAAAGTTAAAAATGTTAGTAATGGATTTTTGGTATACTTTACTCATGGGAAGAACCTATTAATACAAAATGGTAAGCCAGCTATTGAAAAAGACATGCTTTCAAGTGGAACAAAAGAGGGGATAAAAATAGCAGGAGTTATTTCATCTATTTTAGAAAATAAAAATAGATTATTCTATATAGATGAACAATTTGTACATGTTCATCCTGAAATTGAAAAAACAATAATAAGTGTGATTATAGATTTAATAGGAAAAGAATCACAAGTATTTTTTACAACTCATAACTTAGAAATATTAGATATGAATTTACCAATTCATTCATTTATTTTTTTACATAGAGATAAATACATAACAGAAGTTGTATATCCAGAAAAAATATTGGTAAATAAAAATGATAGAGGTTTAAAAAATTTAGCTGAAAATAATCTTTTTAACACAATACCTGATGTAAGTTTGTTAGAAACAATAAGTGAGGAATAG
- a CDS encoding CopG family transcriptional regulator, whose amino-acid sequence MKNVVTLRLDETEKTIIQNCANSKGLTMSEFMKKVVLDYIEDEYDLKIYKEYLKEKDTLKTYSHKEVWRK is encoded by the coding sequence ATGAAAAATGTAGTAACATTAAGATTAGATGAAACAGAAAAAACAATTATACAAAATTGTGCAAATAGCAAAGGTTTAACTATGTCAGAATTTATGAAAAAAGTAGTTCTTGACTACATTGAAGATGAATATGATTTAAAAATTTACAAAGAATATTTAAAAGAAAAAGATACTTTAAAAACTTATTCACATAAAGAAGTTTGGAGAAAATAA
- a CDS encoding nucleotidyltransferase domain-containing protein: MDKKYILDKLSQIDKNKYGIFEIGLFGSYAKDSADDDSDIDILVKLEFKKGMYQNFCELQKELEKIFNRKVDLIEKGTFDYQFRSDNVRKYKEKIKEEILGSVIYV, encoded by the coding sequence ATGGATAAGAAATATATTTTAGATAAGTTATCTCAAATAGATAAAAATAAATATGGTATATTTGAAATAGGTTTATTTGGAAGTTATGCCAAGGATAGTGCAGATGATGATAGTGATATAGATATATTAGTAAAGTTAGAATTTAAAAAAGGAATGTACCAAAATTTCTGTGAATTACAAAAAGAATTAGAAAAAATTTTTAATAGGAAAGTTGATTTAATTGAAAAAGGAACTTTTGATTATCAGTTTAGAAGTGATAATGTTAGAAAATATAAAGAAAAAATAAAAGAAGAAATATTAGGAAGTGTTATTTATGTCTAA
- a CDS encoding helix-turn-helix domain-containing protein, whose protein sequence is MSNNEYLDFDDYFNDETKVSKEDKAIIELETLLIGKMIEIREKKGLTQRQLAELTGMKQPAIARLEKLQTIPHLTTLIKFLTPLGYKLSIVPIEN, encoded by the coding sequence ATGTCAAATAATGAATATTTAGATTTTGATGATTATTTTAATGATGAAACAAAAGTAAGTAAAGAGGATAAGGCAATAATAGAATTAGAAACTTTATTGATTGGCAAAATGATAGAAATTAGAGAGAAAAAAGGTTTAACTCAAAGACAACTTGCTGAATTAACTGGTATGAAGCAACCTGCCATAGCAAGACTTGAAAAACTACAAACAATTCCTCATTTAACAACTTTAATAAAATTTTTAACACCATTAGGCTATAAATTATCAATAGTTCCTATTGAAAATTAA
- a CDS encoding type II toxin-antitoxin system RelE/ParE family toxin, producing the protein MVGEPIVKHIEDNIWELRPLNNRIFFFYFKDNKFILLHYFIKKTNKTPKKEIEETKNRMNDFIARSDKNVK; encoded by the coding sequence TTGGTAGGAGAACCTATTGTAAAACATATTGAAGATAATATTTGGGAACTAAGACCATTAAACAATAGAATATTTTTCTTTTATTTTAAAGATAATAAATTTATTTTACTACATTATTTTATAAAAAAGACTAATAAAACACCTAAAAAAGAAATAGAAGAAACTAAAAATAGAATGAATGATTTTATAGCAAGGAGTGATAAGAATGTCAAATAA
- a CDS encoding SUMF1/EgtB/PvdO family nonheme iron enzyme, whose amino-acid sequence METNLVKYLRARRPIIWVSSGDYKEIDTIVKEATRDYKDKAIYEYRALGVVDFETKVKEEAVTDLYNFLDTLYSEGIKTNVFLLIKNAEEEMKDAKNIAYIKKIAETRYSSPDYNFTIIVVSEVETVPKELEKFTSILDIPNMSKDEIEKYILKFSKDNNIKVDEKDIGEVAISLKGLTKLEIDHVLNMIIESKNNISISGRDIIIKEKGQIIKKSSILEIIDFKEKIEDIGGLEGLKEWLKSKAQVFRRLDEAKKFGVDTPKGVLLVGMPGCGKSLAAKASARLFNVPLLRLDIGRLLGKYVGESEHNMRVALKTAESISPCILWIDEIEKAFAGINQDGGASDITKRLFGQFLTWLQEKENTVFVVATANDITAFPPEFLRKGRFDEVFFIDFPNEEERERIFEIHLEKRGKLTDNIDVNELAKATEGYCGADIEEVVKMTVETIFNIEDIENKENSKLTTQDLLDSIKSIDSLSNILADKIKVLKDGYDKFKIKSASKKIVPTQRKKEKYKVNKVLELDNMIFVRGGKYKPSFADEEIEVFDLEVCKYQVTQDMWKKVMQNNPAYYKGEKRPVECISWWDAIYYCNKLSKKYNLEPVYHITYDNFDKEILKINQIGESPVEPDKADFKKTEGFRLPTEVEWEWFARGGELAIQDGTFDKRYSGSNNLNKVAWYYDNSGKETHDVGTKLANQLGLYDCSGNIWEWCYDTNNSGYISEENSYIYDISQGGRRIRGGSWENSASASIIVFRNSDSSSSRSYYYGFRFVRTI is encoded by the coding sequence ATGGAAACAAATTTAGTTAAGTATTTAAGAGCAAGAAGACCAATAATTTGGGTTAGTAGTGGGGATTATAAGGAAATTGACACTATTGTTAAGGAAGCAACAAGGGATTATAAAGATAAAGCTATATATGAATATAGAGCTTTAGGTGTGGTAGATTTTGAAACTAAGGTAAAAGAAGAAGCTGTAACTGATTTATATAACTTTTTAGATACTCTATATTCAGAGGGGATAAAGACTAATGTATTTTTATTAATTAAAAATGCAGAAGAAGAAATGAAAGATGCTAAAAATATTGCTTATATTAAAAAAATAGCAGAAACAAGATATTCAAGTCCAGACTATAATTTTACAATAATAGTTGTAAGTGAAGTTGAAACTGTACCAAAAGAATTAGAAAAATTTACTTCAATATTGGATATTCCAAATATGTCAAAAGATGAGATAGAAAAATATATTTTAAAATTTTCTAAGGATAATAATATAAAAGTAGATGAAAAAGATATAGGAGAAGTTGCTATTTCATTAAAAGGATTAACTAAATTAGAAATAGACCATGTACTTAATATGATAATTGAATCAAAAAATAATATCTCAATTTCAGGTAGAGATATAATAATAAAAGAAAAAGGACAAATAATTAAGAAATCATCAATATTAGAAATAATAGATTTTAAAGAAAAAATTGAAGATATTGGAGGTTTAGAAGGTTTAAAAGAATGGCTTAAATCTAAGGCACAAGTATTTAGAAGATTAGATGAAGCTAAAAAGTTTGGAGTAGATACACCAAAAGGAGTGTTACTTGTTGGAATGCCAGGTTGTGGAAAAAGTTTAGCAGCCAAAGCTAGTGCAAGACTTTTTAATGTACCATTACTAAGATTAGATATAGGAAGATTATTAGGTAAATATGTTGGAGAGTCTGAACATAATATGAGAGTAGCTTTAAAAACTGCTGAATCTATAAGTCCTTGTATATTATGGATAGATGAAATAGAAAAAGCCTTTGCAGGAATAAATCAAGATGGGGGAGCTAGTGATATTACAAAAAGATTGTTTGGACAATTTTTAACTTGGTTACAAGAGAAAGAAAATACTGTTTTTGTTGTTGCAACTGCTAATGATATAACTGCTTTTCCACCTGAATTTTTAAGAAAGGGAAGATTTGATGAAGTATTTTTCATAGACTTTCCTAATGAAGAAGAAAGAGAAAGAATATTCGAAATTCACTTAGAAAAAAGAGGAAAACTTACAGACAATATTGATGTAAATGAATTAGCAAAAGCAACAGAAGGATATTGTGGAGCAGATATAGAAGAAGTTGTAAAAATGACAGTGGAAACTATATTTAATATTGAAGATATAGAAAATAAAGAAAATTCAAAATTAACAACACAAGACTTATTAGATTCGATAAAGAGTATAGATTCACTTTCAAATATTTTAGCTGATAAAATAAAAGTTTTAAAAGATGGTTATGATAAATTTAAAATTAAATCTGCTTCTAAAAAGATAGTACCAACTCAAAGAAAAAAAGAAAAATATAAGGTTAATAAAGTTTTAGAATTAGATAATATGATATTTGTTAGAGGTGGAAAATATAAGCCATCATTTGCAGATGAAGAAATAGAAGTTTTTGATTTAGAAGTATGTAAGTATCAAGTAACACAAGATATGTGGAAGAAAGTAATGCAAAATAATCCTGCTTACTACAAAGGAGAAAAAAGACCAGTAGAGTGCATATCTTGGTGGGATGCAATATACTATTGTAATAAATTAAGTAAAAAATATAATTTAGAACCTGTTTATCATATAACTTATGATAATTTTGATAAAGAAATATTAAAGATTAATCAAATTGGAGAAAGCCCAGTTGAACCAGATAAAGCAGATTTTAAAAAGACAGAAGGTTTTAGATTACCAACAGAAGTTGAATGGGAATGGTTTGCAAGAGGAGGAGAACTAGCTATTCAAGACGGAACATTTGATAAGAGATATTCAGGTAGTAATAATCTAAATAAAGTAGCTTGGTATTATGATAATAGTGGAAAAGAAACTCATGATGTGGGAACTAAATTAGCAAATCAGTTAGGACTTTATGATTGTAGTGGTAACATTTGGGAATGGTGTTATGATACAAATAATTCAGGATACATATCAGAAGAAAACTCTTATATATATGATATAAGTCAAGGAGGTAGAAGAATAAGAGGAGGGTCTTGGGAAAATAGTGCTAGTGCTTCCATTATTGTTTTTCGGAACAGTGATAGCAGTAGTAGTAGAAGCTATTATTATGGTTTCCGTTTTGTAAGAACAATTTAG
- a CDS encoding WYL domain-containing protein, with the protein MKKVRFTISDFMNEIIKSDSEYFKLQIGKIGNIIFNYYIDKNLNKVELEDSSGEVIQFNLSKSNEEIFMDTLIRNKIETEAEYWRNIFFTYINNLRYKREEILFEKNFKNIEKALKDGNKIKIKYHNYIRLINPYFIKVSDSESRSYLFCYCEKNKDYRNYRISEIDEIWFTNEKIEIKDKKYIDEVYKNFDPFLSYKNRVKVKFTEKGLELYEKVLTNRPKLIDKKDNIYTFECDNKLAMIYFAQFFSLIEILEPQELREKLQNQLENTLKIYKNREEKDV; encoded by the coding sequence ATGAAAAAGGTTAGATTTACAATTTCTGATTTTATGAATGAAATTATAAAAAGTGATTCAGAATATTTTAAATTACAGATTGGGAAGATAGGAAATATAATATTTAACTACTATATAGATAAGAATTTGAATAAAGTTGAATTAGAAGATTCATCAGGTGAAGTTATACAATTCAATTTGAGTAAGAGTAATGAAGAAATTTTTATGGACACTTTAATAAGAAATAAAATAGAAACAGAGGCAGAATATTGGAGAAATATATTTTTTACCTATATAAATAATTTAAGATACAAAAGGGAAGAAATCCTATTTGAAAAGAATTTTAAAAATATTGAAAAGGCTTTAAAAGATGGAAATAAGATAAAAATTAAATATCATAATTATATAAGACTTATTAATCCTTATTTTATCAAGGTTTCAGATAGTGAAAGTCGTTCATATTTATTTTGTTACTGTGAGAAAAATAAAGATTATAGAAATTATAGAATATCTGAAATAGATGAAATATGGTTTACTAATGAGAAAATTGAAATAAAAGATAAAAAATATATTGATGAAGTCTATAAAAATTTTGACCCTTTCTTATCATATAAAAATAGAGTAAAGGTAAAATTTACAGAAAAAGGCTTAGAATTATATGAAAAAGTTTTAACTAATAGACCAAAACTTATAGATAAAAAAGATAATATCTATACATTTGAATGTGATAATAAATTGGCAATGATATATTTTGCTCAATTCTTTTCATTAATTGAGATTTTAGAGCCACAAGAATTAAGAGAAAAATTACAAAATCAGTTGGAAAATACATTAAAAATATATAAAAATAGGGAGGAAAAAGATGTTTAG
- a CDS encoding DUF479 domain-containing protein, whose translation MNFLGHSLISLEIDENTNKETLYGNFTGDFYKGLVERIELSENLKEGIILHRIIDKISDRKENLLNELLTEKFGIFKGIVSDMYIDHFLSKNFNNLFNKNIDNIERKILDKVEENRNIFPKDFEKTFNWLNDRNVMANYKDIDFLERAFQGLSKNIRRGEILNLAIAELKKNYNLFEEKSIKEFLYVKKKSIEEFLKKTF comes from the coding sequence ATGAATTTTTTGGGACATTCATTGATTTCACTTGAAATTGATGAAAATACAAATAAAGAAACTCTATATGGGAATTTTACAGGTGATTTTTATAAGGGTTTAGTTGAAAGAATTGAGCTTTCAGAGAATTTAAAAGAAGGTATTATTTTACATAGAATAATTGATAAAATTTCTGATAGAAAAGAAAATCTTTTAAATGAGTTACTTACAGAAAAATTTGGAATTTTTAAGGGAATAGTGTCCGATATGTACATTGACCATTTCTTATCTAAAAATTTCAATAACTTATTTAATAAAAATATTGATAATATAGAAAGAAAAATTTTAGATAAAGTTGAAGAAAACAGAAATATTTTCCCAAAAGATTTTGAAAAAACTTTTAATTGGTTAAATGACAGAAATGTTATGGCAAACTATAAAGATATTGATTTTTTAGAAAGAGCTTTTCAAGGTTTATCTAAAAATATAAGAAGGGGAGAAATTCTAAATTTAGCTATAGCTGAATTAAAGAAGAATTATAATCTATTTGAAGAAAAATCTATAAAAGAATTTCTCTATGTAAAAAAGAAAAGTATAGAAGAATTTTTAAAAAAGACTTTTTAA
- a CDS encoding Txe/YoeB family addiction module toxin, producing MAEKYVWHKIAWNDYQKWIKENKAIAKKIIELIEDILKNGVLKGKGKPEKLKYVKKPKYSRRIDQYNRLVYELIYEIDEKTNKLRILSCKGHYDNLEKFDNED from the coding sequence ATGGCAGAAAAATATGTTTGGCATAAAATAGCTTGGAATGATTATCAAAAATGGATAAAAGAAAATAAAGCTATTGCAAAGAAAATAATAGAATTAATTGAAGATATATTAAAAAATGGGGTTTTAAAAGGAAAAGGAAAACCAGAGAAGTTAAAATATGTAAAAAAGCCTAAATATAGTAGAAGAATAGACCAATATAATAGGTTGGTATATGAACTTATATATGAAATAGATGAAAAAACAAATAAATTGAGGATATTAAGTTGTAAAGGTCATTATGACAACTTAGAAAAGTTTGATAATGAAGATTAG
- a CDS encoding leucine-rich repeat domain-containing protein, translating to MDQNIWEYDDFIFKGDELKGMTQKGKDKVKLEAKTDLVIPELTPDGLPLKKIADNAFYRRGLTSVVIPNTVESIGYDAFGVCKLKEVKLPEALVNIEGFAFYRNKLTKVEFGSKVKRLEPSSFAMNELTEITFPETLEYIGASAFFKNSLETVSFPKSVTKIDMYAFRKNNIHKVEVANSVDLHKFAFETFTTVERF from the coding sequence ATGGATCAAAATATATGGGAATATGATGATTTTATTTTTAAAGGTGATGAACTAAAAGGAATGACACAAAAAGGTAAGGACAAGGTAAAACTTGAAGCAAAAACTGACTTAGTAATTCCTGAACTAACTCCTGATGGATTACCTTTAAAAAAGATAGCTGATAATGCTTTTTATAGAAGAGGATTAACATCAGTAGTGATACCTAATACAGTAGAAAGCATAGGTTATGATGCTTTTGGAGTTTGTAAGCTAAAAGAAGTTAAATTACCAGAAGCATTAGTAAATATTGAAGGATTTGCTTTTTATAGAAACAAATTAACTAAAGTTGAATTTGGAAGTAAAGTAAAAAGATTAGAACCAAGCTCATTTGCAATGAATGAACTTACAGAAATTACTTTTCCTGAAACTTTAGAATATATAGGAGCATCTGCTTTCTTTAAAAATTCTTTAGAAACAGTTAGTTTTCCAAAATCTGTGACTAAAATAGATATGTATGCTTTTAGAAAGAATAATATTCATAAGGTAGAAGTCGCAAATTCTGTTGATTTACATAAATTTGCTTTTGAAACTTTTACAACTGTTGAAAGATTTTAG